Proteins co-encoded in one Amaranthus tricolor cultivar Red isolate AtriRed21 chromosome 7, ASM2621246v1, whole genome shotgun sequence genomic window:
- the LOC130817462 gene encoding pentatricopeptide repeat-containing protein At1g08610: MVPAAASQRSTVGVPCLQDGQSSCKRKEGCDTLNRCTSVKPTKFDYNHNCRLCLRISGYSLRKEILGITCRAQRGSVCIDDVDEVSHDEWKWRSQRSTASLHKNTRQICLKRSVSWLDGPFVENDERKNNDILQRFCSYGKLFEATRLVEIMARQSQIPHFPSCINLIRGLIHLNQVDKAEKVLHIVVMSGGTPDVITYNMLVGGFCNIGQLNSAIDVLEDMNCSGCPPDAITYNTIIRCFFYKGKYDQAITFWKEQLRKGCPPYVITYMIILDLVMKHCGVVRALEVLDDFSVEGCYPDIITFNSLVNSISKEGKFEEMALVIYNLISHGLEPNTVTYNTILHAMCSHGYWEEADEILSIMNHTSQSPTVITYNILINGFCKYGLLGRALTFLDQMIGRNFSPDIITYNTLLAAICKEGMVDEALCIVRVLSHSNCSVGLITYNIVIDGLTRKGYMEKAMQVYNEMIDKGILADEITHRCLVWGFCRADKFDEAVEVLREMERRNHKIANSFCRFMILEMCRNEKLDVAIQVLEIMICNQIKPDATVYISLIRGLAACGMIEEAHGLSSKLVEWGVLREGVKLD, from the coding sequence ATGGTGCCTGCGGCTGCTTCTCAACGCTCTACAGTTGGGGTTCCTTGTTTACAAGACGGGCAATCAAGTTGTAAGAGAAAGGAAGGTTGTGATACTTTAAACCGTTGTACATCTGTGAAGCCAACTAAGTTTGACTATAACCATAATTGTCGACTTTGTTTACGAATTTCTGGATATAGTTTAAGGAAAGAAATTTTGGGGATAACATGCAGAGCTCAGCGTGGTAGTGTTtgcattgatgatgttgatgaagTTAGTCATGATGAATGGAAATGGAGGTCTCAGAGATCTACAGCCAGTCTACATAAGAATACTAGACAAATTTGTTTGAAGAGGTCTGTTTCTTGGCTAGATGGACCTTTTGTGGAGAATGATGAGCGCAAAAACAATGATATCCTTCAAAGATTCTGTAGCTATGGAAAGCTCTTTGAAGCAACAAGGTTGGTGGAGATCATGGCTCGTCAAAGCCAAATTCCTCATTTTCCTTCATGTATAAATTTGATACGTGGTCTTATTCATCTAAACCAGGTTGATAAAGCAGAAAAGGTTTTGCATATTGTTGTAATGTCTGGTGGTACTCCGGATGTTATTACATACAACATGTTAGTTGGGGGATTTTGTAATATTGGGCAGTTAAATTCAGCCATTGACGTCTTGGAAGATATGAACTGCAGTGGCTGTCCACCAGATGCAATCACATATAATACCATCATCAGGTGCTTCTTTTATAAGGGCAAGTATGATCAAGCTATAACATTTTGGAAAGAGCAACTTAGAAAGGGTTGTCCTCCTTATGTTATCACATACATGATTATACTAGATTTAGTCATGAAGCATTGCGGAGTAGTAAGAGCTCTTGAAGTGTTGGATGATTTCTCTGTTGAAGGCTGTTATCCTGATATAATCACATTCAATTCGCTGGTGAATTCTATATCTAAAGAAGGAAAATTTGAAGAAATGGCTTTGGTCATATATAATTTGATATCTCATGGTTTAGAGCCAAATACCGTGACCTATAATACAATACTTCATGCTATGTGTAGCCATGGTTATTGGGAAGAAGCTGATGAAATTTTGTCCATCATGAATCATACTTCCCAATCACCAACTGTTATTACTTATAACATCTTAATTAATGGTTTCTGCAAGTACGGGCTCTTGGGTCGTGCCTTAACTTTTCTTGATCAAATGATTGGCAGGAACTTTTCCCCAGATATAATAACTTACAATACCCTTTTAGCAGCCATTTGTAAGGAAGGAATGGTGGATGAAGCTCTTTGCATTGTTCGGGTATTAAGTCATAGTAACTGCTCTGTTGGCCTGATTACTTATAACATTGTCATCGATGGTCTGACCAGGAAAGGTTATATGGAGAAAGCAATGCAAGTGTACAATGAAATGATAGATAAGGGGATTTTAGCTGATGAAATAACTCATCGTTGTCTTGTCTGGGGTTTTTGTCGGGCAGATAAATTTGACGAGGCTGTGGAGGTACTCAGGGAGATGGAGAGAAGAAACCACAAGATAGCAAATAGCTTTTGCAGGTTTATGATTCTGGAGATGTGTAGAAACGAGAAACTGGATGTTGCTATACAAGTTCTCGAAATCATGATCTGCAATCAGATCAAGCCAGATGCAACTGTTTATATCAGTTTAATTAGAGGTTTAGCTGCTTGTGGTATGATTGAAGAGGCTCATGGACTTTCTTCTAAGCTAGTTGAGTGGGGGGTTCTGAGAGAAGGTGTTAAGCTGGATTAA
- the LOC130817653 gene encoding uncharacterized protein LOC130817653 encodes MASLIRKSIINRTIFKLSSIATSQSNSLRINTPFINSLTSISPHSASFSSSSSSSSSSSSSSSFNVNGSGASYMRGVMFTEVNQPLVIEDFHMPRPKANEILVKNKACGVCHSDLHVIKGEIPFSSPCVLGHEITGEVVEHGPLTDKKIIQRFPIGSHVVGAFIMPCGNCSFCAKGHDDLCEDFFAYNRAKGTLYDGETRLFLRSNGKPVYMYSMGGLAEFCVMPAHGLTVLPDSLPFTESAILGCAVFTAYGAMVHAAEVRGGDTIAVIGIGGVGTSCLQIARAFGASAVIAVDISDEKLEKAKATGATHAVNALKEDAVEKIKEITGGVGVDIAVEALGKPQTFQQCIQSVRDGGKAVMIGLADSSARGEVDINRLVRRKVKIIGSYGARARQDLPKIVKLAETGAFSLNSAVSRIYNFEEADSAYQDLGLGSIIGRAVVNIA; translated from the exons ATGGCTTCTTTAATCCGTAAGTCAATAATCAATCGAACAATATTCAAGCTATCCTCCATTGCTACCTCTCAATCCAATTCACTTCGCATTAATACTCCTTTTATTAACTCCTTGACGAGCATTTCACCTCATTCTgcttccttttcttcttcttcttcttcttcttcttcttcttcttcttcttcatcgtttaatgtCAATGGAAGTGGTGCTTCTTATATGAGGGGAGTGATGTTTACAGAAGTAAATCAGCCTCTCGTTATTGAAGATTTTCACATGCCTCGTCCTAAAGCTAATGAAATTCTCGTTAAAAACAAAG CGTGTGGAGTATGCCACTCCGATCTACATGTGATAAAAGGTGAAATCCCATTTAGCAGCCCTTGTGTTTTGGGCCATGAGATCACGGGTGAAGTTGTAGAACATGGCCCTCTTACTGATAAAAAAATCATCCAAAG ATTTCCTATTGGGTCACATGTTGTTGGAGCTTTTATTATGCCTTGCGGTAACTGTTCCTTTTGTGCGAAG GGGCATGATGATCTCTGTGAAGATTTCTTTGCTTATAACCGGGCAAAAGGGACTTTGTACGACGGTGAAACACGATTATTCCTTAGAAGCAATG GGAAACCAGTGTACATGTACAGCATGGGAGGCCTTGCAGAATTTTGCGTAATGCCAGCTCATGGATTAACTGTACTGCCAGACTCGTTGCCATTTACAGAGTCCGCAATTTTAGGATGTGCTGTTTTTACAGCTTATGGAGCTATGGTTCATGCCGCTGAAGTGCGTGGTGGGGACACCATTGCTGTGATTGGTATTGGAGGTGTTGGCACTAG CTGTTTGCAGATAGCACGTGCTTTTGGTGCTTCTGCTGTTATTGCTGTGGACATTAGTGATGAAAAGCTTGAGAAAGCTAAGGCTACTGGTGCTACTCACGCAGTGAATGCTCTTAAAGAAGATGCAGTTGAAAAAATTAAA GAAATAACTGGAGGAGTTGGTGTTGATATTGCCGTTGAGGCACTGGGAAAACCCCAAACATTCCAGCAGTGCATACAAAGTGTTCGTGATGGAGGCAAAGCTGTCATGATTGGTCTTGCAGATTCCAGTGCTAGAGGGGAGGTTGATATAAATCGTCTTGTTCGTAGAAAG GTGAAGATTATTGGTTCGTATGGAGCGAGAGCTAGACAGGACCTTCCCAAGATAGTTAAGCTGGCCGAGACAGGTGCCTTCAGTCTCAACTCAGCAGTTTCAAGAATTTACAACTTTGAAGAAGCAGATAGTGCGTACCAAGATCTCGGGCTGGGAAGCATCATCGGCCGTGCTGTAGTTAACATTGCTTGA
- the LOC130817463 gene encoding defensin-like protein 1, whose product MKMEMRKCVWFFMLLLILFASQEMVKQVEGRMCESKSHHYRGACWREHNCAMSCRVEGFSGGHCKGFRGRCFCTRRC is encoded by the exons ATGAAAATGGAGATGAGAAAATGCGTATGGTTTTTCATGTTATTGCTTATCTTGTTTGCTTCAC AAGAAATGGTAAAGCAAGTAGAAGGAAGGATGTGCGAGTCAAAGAGTCATCATTATAGGGGAGCTTGTTGGAGGGAGCATAACTGTGCTATGAGTTGCCGTGTCGAAGGTTTTTCCGGCGGACATTGTAAAGGCTTTCGCGGCCGCTGTTTCTGTACTCGTCGCTGCTAA